A window from Vicia villosa cultivar HV-30 ecotype Madison, WI unplaced genomic scaffold, Vvil1.0 ctg.005381F_1_1, whole genome shotgun sequence encodes these proteins:
- the LOC131642591 gene encoding myb-related protein 315-like, translating into MGRQPCCDKVGLKRGPWTIEEDHKLVSFILNNGIHCWRVVPKLAGLLRCGKSCRLRWINYLRPDLKRGGFTEMEEDQIIQLHARLGNRWSKIASHFPGRTDNEIKNHWNTRIKKKLKFLGLDSMNLKPIEQKQQTDNYDDKDKTNHQQLNDSENVENIKSLDSDGTKEMTKTEENKVFWDDSDELLNKFEMLCSTLDWGTWISQDTNISTTTNSVSSSSVSLDDTTTSHISIDESSYFQHDSLHQWVDNMDSILSWDAFNPLDQDISFFEK; encoded by the exons ATGGGAAGACAACCATGTTGTGATAAGGTTGGTTTGAAGAGAGGACCATGGACTATTGAGGAAGATCATAAGCTTGTGAGTTTTATCCTTAATAATGGGATTCATTGTTGGAGAGTGGTTCCTAAACTTGCag GTCTTTTAAGATGCGGAAAAAGTTGTAGACTGAGATGGATTAATTATCTTAGGCCGGACCTTAAGAGAGGTGGGTTTACTGAAATGGAAGAAGATCAAATTATTCAACTACATGCACGTCTTGGTAACAG GTGGTCAAAAATTGCTTCGCATTTTCCTGGAAGAACAGACAATGAAATTAAGAACCATTGGAACACAAGAATCAAGAAGAAGCTAAAATTCCTTGGTTTGGATTCTATGAACCTCAAACCAATTGAGCAAAAGCAACAAACTGATAATTATGATGACAAAGACAAAACTAACCACCAACAACTGAATGATTCAGAAAATGTGGAGAATATTAAATCCTTGGATAGTGATGGCacaaaagaaatgacaaaaacaGAAGAAAACAAAGTGTTTTGGGATGATAGTGATGAACTTTTAAACAAGTTTGAAATGCTATGTTCAACTTTGGACTGGGGCACATGGATAAGCCAAGACACCAACATTAGTACTACTACTAATTCTGTTTCTAGTTCTTCTGTCTCTTTGGATGATACTACTACTAGCCATATTTCTATTGATGAATCCTCCTACTTTCAACATGATTCATTACACCAATGGGTTGATAATATGGATTCCATTCTCTCATGGGATGCCTTCAATCCCCTTGATCAAGATATTTCTTTTTtcgaaaaatag